The proteins below come from a single Sphingomicrobium sediminis genomic window:
- a CDS encoding D-alanine--D-alanine ligase: MHVAVLMGGWSAERDVSLSSGKGVVAALERRGWTNVTAVDMDRNVAQVLAAMRPDVVFNALHGTPGEDGTVQGMLDLMQIPYTHSGVTTSAVAIDKQLTKAVLEPHGIPMPPGKIVETKSLYKADPMARPYVLKPVDEGSSVGVAIVTDESNYGSPISSDAKGPWQDFDRLLAEEFIAGHELTVAVLGGEALCVTELKIANGWYDYEHKYEEGQTVHVCPAEVPDDIAERMKQIALDAHRHLGCKGCSRSDFRWDEARGMDGLFLLEVNTQPGMTPLSLVPEQAAYRGIDYGELVEKLIAEALA, translated from the coding sequence ATGCATGTCGCCGTGTTGATGGGCGGCTGGTCGGCAGAGCGCGACGTCTCGCTGTCGAGCGGGAAGGGTGTTGTCGCGGCGCTCGAAAGGCGCGGCTGGACCAATGTCACGGCGGTCGACATGGACCGCAACGTCGCCCAGGTGCTGGCCGCGATGCGACCTGACGTCGTCTTCAATGCGCTGCACGGCACGCCCGGTGAGGACGGCACGGTGCAGGGCATGCTCGACCTCATGCAGATCCCTTACACGCATAGTGGCGTGACCACTTCGGCGGTGGCGATCGACAAGCAGCTGACCAAGGCGGTGCTGGAACCGCATGGCATCCCGATGCCCCCGGGCAAGATCGTCGAGACGAAGAGCCTATACAAAGCCGATCCGATGGCGCGGCCTTATGTCTTGAAGCCGGTCGACGAAGGTTCGTCGGTCGGGGTCGCCATCGTCACTGACGAGAGCAATTACGGGTCGCCCATCTCGTCCGATGCGAAAGGGCCGTGGCAGGATTTCGACCGGCTGCTCGCCGAGGAATTCATCGCCGGGCACGAGCTGACCGTCGCGGTGCTGGGCGGCGAGGCGCTGTGCGTCACCGAGCTCAAGATCGCCAATGGCTGGTACGATTACGAACATAAATATGAGGAAGGGCAGACCGTCCACGTCTGCCCCGCCGAAGTGCCGGACGACATTGCGGAGCGCATGAAACAGATCGCCCTCGATGCGCATCGCCATCTTGGCTGCAAGGGCTGCTCGCGCTCCGATTTCCGCTGGGATGAGGCGCGGGGGATGGACGGACTGTTCCTCCTCGAGGTGAATACGCAGCCCGGCATGACGCCGCTCAGCCTCGTGCCCGAACAGGCCGCCTATCGCGGCATCGACTATGGCGAATTGGTCGAGAAGCTGATCGCGGAGGCGCTGGCCTGA
- a CDS encoding cell division protein FtsQ/DivIB, translating to MAKRPAKKVTRKKAPARKKKAAPSTTPGADKVARGALGALIAVAVIAVIFALELPSMAARGLGGAMGDAGMNVRTIDVKGVERMESEPVYQIALGQRTRALPLVDVGAVRSDLLAFPYVKDARVSRRYPDTLVIDIVEREPVALWQGRDRLFLIDNEGVILERVPVAELPDLPLLIGEGANQQYEALERLLDRAPTLRPQLASARWVSGRRWDLNVATGEILALPEGEREAAEALDNFIRVDRRSPLLGIGVERYDLRLPGRAIARSEQFEDARERAEREAAEAAAAASEQEVTEDSE from the coding sequence ATGGCGAAACGCCCCGCCAAGAAAGTGACGCGAAAGAAGGCGCCGGCGCGCAAGAAGAAGGCCGCGCCGAGCACGACGCCGGGTGCCGACAAGGTCGCTCGCGGGGCGCTGGGCGCGCTGATCGCGGTCGCCGTGATTGCTGTCATTTTCGCGCTGGAATTGCCCAGCATGGCGGCGCGCGGCCTCGGCGGCGCGATGGGCGATGCCGGCATGAACGTTCGCACCATCGACGTGAAAGGCGTCGAGCGGATGGAGAGCGAACCGGTCTACCAGATCGCGCTCGGCCAGCGCACCCGCGCGCTGCCGCTGGTCGATGTCGGCGCAGTGCGCAGCGATCTGCTGGCCTTCCCCTATGTGAAGGATGCGCGCGTCTCTCGCCGTTATCCCGACACGTTGGTCATCGACATTGTCGAACGTGAGCCGGTGGCCTTGTGGCAGGGCCGCGACCGCCTGTTCCTGATCGACAATGAAGGCGTCATCCTTGAGCGCGTGCCGGTTGCCGAATTGCCGGACCTGCCGCTGTTGATCGGGGAGGGGGCCAACCAGCAATATGAAGCGCTGGAGCGCCTGCTCGACCGCGCGCCGACCTTGCGCCCGCAACTGGCCAGTGCGCGCTGGGTGAGCGGTCGCCGCTGGGATCTCAACGTCGCCACAGGCGAAATTCTCGCTTTGCCCGAGGGCGAACGCGAAGCCGCTGAAGCGCTCGACAATTTCATCCGCGTCGACCGCCGTTCGCCGCTCCTCGGCATCGGGGTCGAGCGCTACGACTTGCGCCTGCCGGGACGCGCCATCGCGCGGAGCGAACAGTTCGAGGATGCCCGCGAACGCGCCGAGCGCGAGGCGGCGGAAGCTGCTGCCGCAGCGTCCGAGCAGGAAGTCACGGAGGATAGCGAATAA